The sequence CTGCTCACGCCAAGGCATTCCATACCGATTTGGTCGAAGGCTCTGGACGCCTCAATGAGATTCGCCTAGCCCTCCGTATCGAAGGGGTTGCCACTGTAGCTAGAACGGGCATGGCAATCACGCTAATGCGCGCAGGAAAGATGAATCCTCTCGAAATTTTTGGTGGACACACCATCAAAGGACACGAGGATTTAGTCAAGATGATTGATGCGGCCAAAGCTGCAACCAAGGAGTAGTTCCATGCAAAAAGAGTTTGCTTTTTTTCCTGGCTGCGTATTATCGCAAGCCGCCATTGAATCCAAAAAATCGATCGAGGCAATCGCCCCTGTGCTTGGAATCAAGCTAAGAGAGATTGAAGGCTGGAGCTGCTGCGGCGCCTCTCAAGCTCAGTGTGTTGATCCTCTTGCCACCCTAGTTGCCAACGCCCGCAATCTCGCTCTAGCCGAGCAGATGAATCTTCCCGTGCTGACCACCTGTAGCACATGCTTATTGATGCTAACTCGTGCCAAAGCCGAGCTAGATCGGGGGGCAAAGGATCAAATCAACTCCTTTCTCGCCAAGGGCAACATGAGTTATCAAGGTACGAGCGAAGTCACCAGCCTTCTTTGGGTGTTAGCCCAAAATGTTGAGGAGCTCAAATCCAAAGTGAAAAAACCCCTTTCCAACCTCAAAGTGGCTGTTTTTTATGGTTGCCACAGTCTAAGACCCGAGAAAGATCTTGGATTTGAGAGCTCCACCAACCCCACTAGTTTTGAAACCATTGTCAAAGCTCTAGGCGCTCAAGTGGTGCCTTTTGAGAAACGCCTCAACTGCTGCGGATTCCACGCTGTCTATCCAGCCGAGAGCTCCGCCATGAAAATGACAAGCGGAATCATCAATACCGCCGCCAAAAGCGAAGCTCATTGTGTCGTCACCCCTTGCCCTCTCTGCCAAATGCAGCTGGACATTTATCAGGAGGACGCACAAAAAATCGCCAAATCCAAAGAGCGCGTGCCCGTACTTCACCTCTCTCAGCTTGTTGGTCTAGCGCTTGGAATTCCAGCCAAAGAGCTCGGCCTTAATCACAATGTAATTGACGCCACCAAATTAGGCTAACCCCTCTCGTCTAAGCCACAAGCCTCTACTTTGTGGCTTAGATAAATCGCCCGCCACAAGGAGGAGGATAAAATGTCTATTTCAAAACAGCTTTTGGTCTTGCTAATCTCTGCTATTTTAGGCTCTTCTATTGTCTTTGGAATCGGGCTGGCAAAAATCAACCAAACCTACTCCATCATGTCTGAAAGCCAAAATAAATCATTGCCAAGCATCCTTTTGCTTGATGACATGCAGAGAGGATTCTATAGAATAAGACTCCTTCTATGGGAACACCTCTTTTTTGATGAGCAAGGTGAGATGCAAAAATTAAATAAAAAATATCGCGACTACAGAGAAGAATTTGAAGAAAATCTAAAGAACTACGCTTCTCTTGTTTTTCTTGAAGAGGAGTCGCAAATCTACGAAAAAGAGAAGGCGCTCTATGCGGTCTATATTGCCATGGCTGATGAGGTTCTCCGACTCTCCTGGGAAGGGAAAAAGCTAGAAGGCAAGGAGTATATGCTAACCAATCGACTCATGTCTAGGCGCTTAACCGATGCTATTGATGAGCACATCACCTACAATGAAAATCTCGCCGAAAAAAACGCCATTCTCGCCGCCAACCTCAAAAAAGAGGCTATCTTGCAGATGAGCCTCGTGATTCTCATCATTTCAAGCTCTATGCTTATCCTTAGTCTTTTGATTCGAAACAGCATCATGCAGGGCGTGCATACACTGCGTGAAAACATCTCTAAGTTTGTGGCCCACAAAGAGCTCAATCTAAGAATCGTCTACTCTAAAAACAATGAAATCAAAGAGATCGTAGAGAGCTTTAATGAGCTGATCTCAACACTAGAACACACCATTGCCGACGCCAAGAATTCATCCCATGAGAACGCGGCTGTCTCCAACGAGCTGAGCGCCACAAGTGTCCAAATGAGACACAATGCCGAACAAAGTCTCACGATTGTCAGGAACTCTTTGGCTGAAATCACCCAAATCAAAAACTTTATTGATGAGACACTCACCTTTTCTGATAGAGCCAAAGACGAACTCTCCAGCGCTGGAAAAAGGCTAGAAGGTGCCCAAAAAGATATGATCATGCTACGCGATGATATCGCCCAAGCCAGCCAAGCTGAAAGCGCACTTGCCAAAGAGCTAGAACAAATGAGCAGAAACGCAGATCAAATCAAGCAGGTCTTGAATGTCATTGCCGATGTAGCAGACCAAACCAATCTTTTGGCTCTCAATGCCGCCATTGAAGCCGCTAGAGCAGGAGAGCATGGTCGAGGATTTGCCGTGGTGGCTGATGAGGTAAGGAAGCTTGCAGAGAGATCTCAAAACTCACTCACAGAAATTAACTCCACCATCAATATCATCATCGAATCGATCTTGAATGCCTCCACCCAAATGAACCGAAATGCCAAAAACATTCAAAAACTCTCGGATGTTTCATCAGAGACAGAGCGTGTCATCACCGAGACAACGCAGACAATGAGCACTAGCATTGACCTTGTTAGCACCAATGCCACCAAATCACAAAAAATATCTCATGACGCCCATAAAATCTTTGAGATGGGTGAAAACATCAATAACCTTGTCTCTCAAAATACTCAAAGCATCCAAGAGATTGTCATTGCCGCTGATCATTTGGCCAAGCTTTCAGAACATCTCAGCCAAAAGCTCAATCAATTCCACTAAAGAAGGGGCTCTCTTCTCTCTATCGTATCAAAAGTTCATTCGAGTGAAACATTTTTGTAAAATCACTCCCCGTTTTATCAATTAGATTTACAAAAATGTATATAATGATCCCTTTGAACTATCCCACCCACTTCAAAGGAGAATCCCTCGATGCCCTATATCCAGCAGACCCTAGAACAACTCCAAAAAACTTTCCCCGCCCAAAAAGAGTTCCACCAAGCCGTCCACGAAGTCCTTGATAGTCTCCGCCCTCTTTTGGCCAAAGAGTCCAAATATGAGCGCTACAACATTCTTCAACGCATCGTTATCCCCGAGCGCCAAATCGGCTTTCGTGTCACATGGATGGATGACGCAGGCCGCATTCAAGTCAACCAAGGCTACCGCATCCAATACAACTCCACTCTTGGGCCCTACAAAGGGGGAATCAGACTCCATCCCAGCGTGAACGAGGGAATCATCAAATTCCTTGGCTTCGAGCAGATTTTTAAAAATGCCCTCACAGGACTAGCGATGGGGGGCGCCAAAGGAGGCTCTGACTTTGATCCCAAGGGCAAAAGTGAGGCTGAAGTGATGCGATTCGCTCAAGCTTTTATGAGCGAGCTCTATCGCCATATTGGCCCTCTCACAGATGTTCCTGCGGGAGATATTGGCACAGGCGCGCGCGAGATTGGCTATCTATTTGGTCAATACAAGAAACTAGTCAATCGCTATGAAGGCGTCCTCACGGGCAAATCCTTGCTATGGGGCGGCTCGCTCGCTCGCAAGGAGGCGACAGGCTTTGGCTCCGTCTATTTTGCCGAAGAGATGCTAAGAGAAAGAGGGGAGAGCCTAGAGGGCAAAACCTGCCTCGTCTCTGGATCGGGCAATGTCGCCATCTATACCGTGCAAAAACTTCTCGAACTAGGGGCAAAACCCATCACTGTGAGCGATTCAACGGGCATGATTCATGATGCCTCAGGAATTGATCTAGATCTCCTCAAAGAGATCAAGGAGAATCGCCGCGAAAGTCTCACCTCCTATGCCAAAGAGCATCCCGGCTCACGCTTTATTTCTGTGGGTGAATACCCCAAAGATCACAACCCTCTATGGGCAATTCCCTGCTTTGCAGCCTTCCCCAGTGCCACCCAAAACGAGCTCAACGAAAAAGACGCCAAGCACCTCCTCCAAAATGGCTGCATCTGCGTCTCTGAAGGGGCCAATATGCCCTCCACTCCTAGTGCCGTGGAGAAGTTTTTGGCCGCGAAAATCTGCTATGGCCCAGGCAAGGCCGCCAATGCAGGAGGAGTGGCGACTAGTGGTCTAGAGATGAGCCAAAATGCTTCGATGACTTCGTGGAGTTTTGAAGAGGTGGATATGAAGCTTCATGGAATCATGAGGGGAATCTATCGTGCCGCCAAAGAGACCGCCAAAGAGTTTGGCGAACCCCACAATCTCGTCTTGGGCGCCAATATTGCTGGATTCCGCAAGGTCGCTGATGCGATGATCGAGCAGGGGATTTAATCTCCCTCTAAAAGCGCTCGCTCCAATCTCCTCAGAGTTGCCTCATCGCTATAGCGTTTGGCAAACTCTAGGGGAGTATAGCTAAAAGCCTCATAACGGCGCAGCCCTAGGGGCTTTTCGAGCTCTTCGATTCGCTCATGGATAAACGCTTCACTTCCCTTGGCGGTCAAGATTCGCTCTAGCAATTCCAAACAACGATTCTTAATCGCGCTCGCATAGAGTGTCTTTAGCTCATCCAAACTCCAATCCATCGAAGCCAGATGAGCGCTTGAGAGCCCCTCAAGGATTCTCGTTTTCTGGTGCAACGCCTCAAGAATCTTCTCTCGCTCCTCGCCTTGGAAATTCCTCTCTAAAAAGGCCACACCCCTCCTAGCCTCTTGCGTATCTCCCAAAGAGATGCACCTTTGCTCCATGAGCTCATCTAGCCGCCCCTCAATCCGCTCTATGGATTCCATGGAGCGAATCTCCTCACCCCACTTCGCCTCCTGCTCCTCCTCTATCGCGCTCATGAGGCGATCCGCATCTTGGATAAGGCGCTCTTGGCGCACCTTGGTCATCACGATTCGATGAGTCTCTTCTTCGAGTGCCTGCGAAGCGAGCTTGATAAAAAGCACTCGCGCCAAAGCCTCCTCTCCTTTGGCCGCCTCTTGAGGGGGGATGGATTCGGAGATAATGGGGCCTGGGAGGGCTTTTCACGAGGAAGAAAAAGGGTCATTAGAAGTTATTTTATTTTTACTAGTAAAAGTATATATAAATAGTAAAAATATAAAACTATTTATGCTATAATTACCTTAATAAGTAAATGAGGCAAAAATGGCAAAAGCTATAGGGTATATTCGAGTAAGCACTGACCAACAAGATTTACAAAATCAACAGCACTCAATTTTAAACTATGCAAATAAAAATGCACTTGGCAAAGTTGAATTTATTGAAGTGAAGATGAGTAGTCGCAAAAAAGATGAAGATAGAAAGATAGATGAACTTTTTGAAACCTTACAAGCTGGTGAACATCTAATCGTATCTGAACTTAGTCGTATAGGAAGAAGTGTTGTAAATGTTGTCACAATTGTCAATCAACTCATAGCTCTTGGCGTAAATCTTCATATCTTAAAAGAACAGCTTTTTATAAAACCAAATGAACAAAATCCATTTACAGATTTTCAAATAAATATTTTTTTAGCTTTTGCACAACTTGAAAGAGATCTTATTAGCAAAAGAACAAAAGAAGCACTACAAGCAAGAAAAGCAAAGGGGATAAAACTTGGCAAACCAGTTGGAACTATTCAAGGAAGCATTTACGATAAAGACAAAGAAAAAATCAAAGAGCTTCATAGTCTTGGTGTAACTCTTACAAATATTTCAAAAAAACACTTAGGTTATGGAACTATTAAAAGTCTAAGTGAATATGTAAAAAATAAACTTGATAAGGAGAAGTAGCAATGGAGCAAAAAGTATTTAGCGTGATGTCAGAAGAATTTACAAAAAACTATGATTTTTACAAAGATTATGATGATATGGTAATCCATAAAGAAACAGAGCAAATATTTAAAAGCAACTTCATAAACGGCATGGTTTAACTAGTACCAGTGAGCAATCAAACAGCTATGGAAAAGATCGAGCAAGAGCTTAGTGAGTTTGCTAAAGAGTTAAAGAGACAGGGGTTTTAAAAGTAAAAAATAACTTTTTTATACAAAATGTGATAATATAAAAAACAATAATATATTAAGAGTATTTAAAGAAGCATTTGAAAAATAAAAAGGGCAAAAAATGGAACAAAACAAGTTAAGAGAAGAGTTAAAACATATACTTGAAAATGAACCTGAAAATTACTCAAAAATTTTAAAATTATCATCTGAGTTATCCAAATATGATCAAGATAGTGTTCGCTTTTCTATAGATGCTGGAATAATAGATCGGCTTGGTAAAGAACTTGTGGCAAGACATGAAACTGCCGTATCTGAATTAGTTAAAAATGCTTATGATGCTGATGCGAAGAAAGTAAAACTAACATTTATTGATTCGTCTGAGATTGGTGGAATTATTGTCATTAATGATGATGGTGTTGGTATGACGAAGGAGCAATTAGTAAATGGTTTTATGAGGTTGGCTTCAAGTGACAAAATTCATTTTCCTTTTTCTCCAATTTATAACAGAAAACGAGCTGGTAAAAAAGGGATTGGTCGTTTCGCGGCTCAAAGGCTTGGAAAACAATTAACTATTACAACTCAGACAGAAGATTCTGAACAAGCCCTTGAGATAACTATAAACTGGAATGATTTCAAAAACGATCAAGATTTAATGTTTATTGACAATAAAATAGAATACAAAAATCGAATGCCTAAGAAAAGAAGTGGTACGAGATTAGTTATAAGAGATTTAAGAGATAAATGGACAGAAGCACAGATCAAAAGGGTTTATCGATATGCATCTGAAATTTTACAGCCGTTTCCACTCGCAAAAGTAAAGCTAAAAACAGAAGATCCAGGTTTTAAACTTATTTGTAAAAGAAAAGATGGTGATTTTAGCGAAATAATTGCAAACGATAATACTATGTTCTTTGAACATGCATTAGCTGAAATAAAAGGTAATGTGGATGATGAAGGTTTTATGAGAATTAGCATCAACAGTCAAAAATTGAATTATAAAATCAAAGATGTATTATTAAATCGAGGTAAACCGTATAAACAAATAAGAAATGTCAATCTAAGAGCTTATTATTTTGTTTATGAAAGTTCTTACTTATCTCCTCAAATCAAATCATTTATCAATGAGAAAGCAAAAGAACAAGGTGGAATAAGACTATATCGAAATGGCTTTAGGGTTCTACCTTATGGAGAAACTCATCAAGAAGTGCCAAATGATTGGTTAGGTCTAGATGCTTCCGTAAGACGAAGAACAGTGTTACCTGTTCATGCAAATATTAACTTTTTTGGTTTTATAGAGATAGATGGACAAGATGATAAATTTGAAGAACTTTCAAGTAGAGAGGGATTATTAGAAAATGATGCATTTAAAGAACTAACCGATTTTGGCTATAAAGTTTTAACAGATGCGGTAACTAAAGTTGGTTCTGAAAGAGGTGTTAAAACTAGAACAAATGAAAAAAACTGGAAAAAAGAGCCAGAAGAAAAAATCGCTGAAATAATCGAAGAATTAGAAAGCATGACATCTTCTAAGGAAGATGAACAAAGCTTTGATCATGAAGAGGACAATGAAGATGTAAAAGAGAAGTTAGGTAGTATCACTCAAAAACTAAAAGAAGCTCAGGAAGAACAAAAGCAGAAACAACAAGAGTTACTCGAAGAAAAAAACTTATTAAGAATATTAGCTGGGCTAGGGCTTACAATAGGAGAATTCATACATGAAATCAAACAGTTTCAAGGAGCACTGTCAGCTGATATTGAAAATATTAGAAACATAGCAAAGAGTCAAGATGAATTGTCGATCATTAGTAGATTAGATCAAAATGTTCAAAGTATAAATGCTTACACTTCTTATTTTGATGAAGCGATTTCTGAAAATATTCAAAGAGAATTAGCTCCTATTGAACTTCGTAGTGTGGTCGAATCTTTAAAAGATAGTATTTTAAATGACTTGCAAAGAAGAAATTTTGAGTTTAATGAAAAGTTTATTGGATACAATTTATTTACATGTCCAATGCATAAATCAGAATGGGCTTCAATATTATTTAATCTCTATACTAATGCAAGAAAGGCAATTAAAAAAACGACTGTACAAAAGGGAAAAATACTTGTGGAAGTGGGGAAAAGTAGGAATATTGTGTATCTTGAATTTTCTGATAATGGAGTAGGAATTCCTCTTGAAAATAGAGAAAAAATATTTACAGCTTTTTTTACTACAAGCGAACCAGTTGGAAAAATTACAAAGAACTATGAAGAAATGACGGGAACTGGATTAGGGTTAAAAATAGTTAAAGATATTATTACAGGATATGGCGGTCTGATTTATGTAAAAGAACCAAATGAAGGTTATAGTACAACTATTAGAATTGAATTACCACATGATAAAAAGGGATATAAAGATGACATATAAATACTTATATATTGATGATGAAGAGAAAAATGTTAGAGAGCCTTTTGCACAGCAGTTATCAGATCAAAATATACAGGTAGATACAAAGCATGTATCTGAAATTGAACTGTCTGATACTCAAGAGATTATTAGGCTTATAAAATACTATGATGGATTATTATTAGATTTAAGACTTGACCAAGTAGCTAGTGAAGATGAAAAGAAAATTAAAGTTCCTTTTACAGCTACAGTTTATGCTCAACACATACGAACCTTAGTAACAAATGGAAATATTGATAAAGATATTCCAATAGTTTTATTTTCTACTGATGATAAATTGAAAAAAGTTTATTTTGTTGATTTGACAAGTCAAGACCTATTTGATCGATATATAGAAAAAACTAGAATTCCAACAAATGCAAAGTTAAAATTAATATCTCTTGCAAATGGCTATAAAATAATAAATGAAGAAAAAGATATTGCAAAATTAATCGGATTAGATTCTCTTATTGAACTAGATGAAAGAATATTTGCACGATATGATGATTCAACAATACCAACACATGAATATGCACAGACAATTTTAAAAGATTTGATTTATGTATCAGGTGTTTTAATAAATGAACTAATGCTGGCGTCAAGATTTGGAATTGATATAGAAAAATCAGATGATTGGGAAGAACTAAAAGAGTATTTTAAAGATACAAAATATACTGGTGTATTTTCGGATGGCTGGGATAGGTGGTGGATGCATTTAATTGATGATATGTTCTCTGCAAAAACTGAAACTTATTTATCATATTTGGATGCTAATGAAAGAGTTGAGCTTTTAAAAAAAATCACAAGTTTAGAAGATCTTGTTGCTGCTGAACCCATTGAAGAAAATAATAGTAATAGATTTTGGACATACTGTAAAGTATTGGAAAAACCTTTAGACCCTCTTGAAGGATTTAAGATCAACACTCCTATAGAGCCAAAACCATGGCAGGAATATGATTATTGTTCATTGTATTCTATATTAACGCAAAAACATAAGTCAAAAGGTGTCACTATACATCCGAGCGATAGAGAAAGACTAGAAATTATAAGAAGTGAATATTAAAATGTTTGATAATTTTAATGAGAAAACATTTATTTTAAATATGGCTAGTGATTTAAATACTTTAAGTCAAATTTTAAGTAAAGAATACACAGTTTGTCTTTCTACGAAACAAATTACAGATATAGCTACACATATTAAAAAAAATGGTTCTTTTGATTATGAATTAAAACCTTTAGAATTTAAATTTGTAGACTATCCTTCTCATTTGTCTCATGAAAATATAGATAATTTAAGATTATTGTTTAGTATGAAGATCAAGGGAGAACATCAAAATATTCCTGAGCTAAAAGATTCATTGAGTCATTTGGAATTTAATATATGGATAACAGGAATAAATCGAAATAATCGAAGTTCTAATCCTTTTTATTCAATACATTTTGACCGACACCAAGAAGGTGAAAATCCTTCAAGTGAAATTCATCCAATTTATCATTTTCAATTTGGTGGAAGAAAAATTAAAGATAAAGGTATTGATCTAGGACAGGTACTATTTATGGATACACCAAGAATAATGCATCACCCTATGGATATATTTTTAGGAATTGATTTTGTCTTATCTAATTTTTTCCCAAAAGTTTGGGAAAGGTTCAAAAAGAATGGTACATATACTAATTTAATAAAAAAATATCAAACATATTTTATTTATCCATATTTTAGAACTATTACAAAACATTTTGAAGAGTCTATTAAACAACCATGGTGCTCGAAAGATATTTATCCTCAATTAATTGAGGTGAAATATTGAATCAAAAAATTTTTAATTATCTAAAAAAATACAATAAAGAAGTCTTTCCTATGAATAGGCTTCTTGTATCTACATACATATATTTAAATAAACTAGAAGTAAAAAAAAATAAAAAAATACTAGACTTACTGATATATGAACAAAATGAAGAAGAATATAAATCTTTAAATGAGTTTATGCTTCTTGTAAAGGAGATTGAGCGTGATTTTACCTACGAAGATCTTCTTGAGCTGTTTGAGTTTGTAATTTCTCCATCAGATAAGCTGGTAAATGGGGCAATTTATACGCCTAAAGATATTCGAGAGTTTATAACACATCAAGCATTTGAACAGCATAGGAATAATCAAAATATATATGATTTTAAAATAGCGGATATATCGTGTGGATGTGGAGGGTTTTTAATAGATGCCACAAAAGTTCTAAAGGAGAAAACAAATAAATCGTATAAGCAAATTTATAAAGAGAATATTTTTGGTGTGGATATACAACCTTATAGTATAGAAAGAACAGAGGTATTACTCACATTACTCGCTATAGAATATGGTGAAGATGAAGAAATATTTGATTTTCATTTATACGATGCTGACTCTTTAGAATTTGATTGGTATAAAGAAAATAGTCAAATAGAAGTGAGTAATGGTTTTGACATCATACTGGGTAATCCTCCTTATGTGTGTTCTAGGAACATGGATGAAAAGACAAAAATTTTAATGTCAAAATGGGACACTTGTGCTACAGGACACCCTGACCTATATATACCATTTTTCCAAATTGGATTTGAACTTTTAAGAGCACAAGGAATATTAGGATACATAACAGTAAACTCATTTACAAAAAGTCTTAATGGTCGAGGAATCAGAAACTATTTTCATGAAAAACAAGTGGAATTAAAAATAATTGACTTTGAAGA comes from Wolinella succinogenes DSM 1740 and encodes:
- a CDS encoding recombinase family protein, with translation MAKAIGYIRVSTDQQDLQNQQHSILNYANKNALGKVEFIEVKMSSRKKDEDRKIDELFETLQAGEHLIVSELSRIGRSVVNVVTIVNQLIALGVNLHILKEQLFIKPNEQNPFTDFQINIFLAFAQLERDLISKRTKEALQARKAKGIKLGKPVGTIQGSIYDKDKEKIKELHSLGVTLTNISKKHLGYGTIKSLSEYVKNKLDKEK
- a CDS encoding methyl-accepting chemotaxis protein, whose product is MSISKQLLVLLISAILGSSIVFGIGLAKINQTYSIMSESQNKSLPSILLLDDMQRGFYRIRLLLWEHLFFDEQGEMQKLNKKYRDYREEFEENLKNYASLVFLEEESQIYEKEKALYAVYIAMADEVLRLSWEGKKLEGKEYMLTNRLMSRRLTDAIDEHITYNENLAEKNAILAANLKKEAILQMSLVILIISSSMLILSLLIRNSIMQGVHTLRENISKFVAHKELNLRIVYSKNNEIKEIVESFNELISTLEHTIADAKNSSHENAAVSNELSATSVQMRHNAEQSLTIVRNSLAEITQIKNFIDETLTFSDRAKDELSSAGKRLEGAQKDMIMLRDDIAQASQAESALAKELEQMSRNADQIKQVLNVIADVADQTNLLALNAAIEAARAGEHGRGFAVVADEVRKLAERSQNSLTEINSTINIIIESILNASTQMNRNAKNIQKLSDVSSETERVITETTQTMSTSIDLVSTNATKSQKISHDAHKIFEMGENINNLVSQNTQSIQEIVIAADHLAKLSEHLSQKLNQFH
- a CDS encoding sensor histidine kinase, which codes for MEQNKLREELKHILENEPENYSKILKLSSELSKYDQDSVRFSIDAGIIDRLGKELVARHETAVSELVKNAYDADAKKVKLTFIDSSEIGGIIVINDDGVGMTKEQLVNGFMRLASSDKIHFPFSPIYNRKRAGKKGIGRFAAQRLGKQLTITTQTEDSEQALEITINWNDFKNDQDLMFIDNKIEYKNRMPKKRSGTRLVIRDLRDKWTEAQIKRVYRYASEILQPFPLAKVKLKTEDPGFKLICKRKDGDFSEIIANDNTMFFEHALAEIKGNVDDEGFMRISINSQKLNYKIKDVLLNRGKPYKQIRNVNLRAYYFVYESSYLSPQIKSFINEKAKEQGGIRLYRNGFRVLPYGETHQEVPNDWLGLDASVRRRTVLPVHANINFFGFIEIDGQDDKFEELSSREGLLENDAFKELTDFGYKVLTDAVTKVGSERGVKTRTNEKNWKKEPEEKIAEIIEELESMTSSKEDEQSFDHEEDNEDVKEKLGSITQKLKEAQEEQKQKQQELLEEKNLLRILAGLGLTIGEFIHEIKQFQGALSADIENIRNIAKSQDELSIISRLDQNVQSINAYTSYFDEAISENIQRELAPIELRSVVESLKDSILNDLQRRNFEFNEKFIGYNLFTCPMHKSEWASILFNLYTNARKAIKKTTVQKGKILVEVGKSRNIVYLEFSDNGVGIPLENREKIFTAFFTTSEPVGKITKNYEEMTGTGLGLKIVKDIITGYGGLIYVKEPNEGYSTTIRIELPHDKKGYKDDI
- the gdhA gene encoding NADP-specific glutamate dehydrogenase yields the protein MPYIQQTLEQLQKTFPAQKEFHQAVHEVLDSLRPLLAKESKYERYNILQRIVIPERQIGFRVTWMDDAGRIQVNQGYRIQYNSTLGPYKGGIRLHPSVNEGIIKFLGFEQIFKNALTGLAMGGAKGGSDFDPKGKSEAEVMRFAQAFMSELYRHIGPLTDVPAGDIGTGAREIGYLFGQYKKLVNRYEGVLTGKSLLWGGSLARKEATGFGSVYFAEEMLRERGESLEGKTCLVSGSGNVAIYTVQKLLELGAKPITVSDSTGMIHDASGIDLDLLKEIKENRRESLTSYAKEHPGSRFISVGEYPKDHNPLWAIPCFAAFPSATQNELNEKDAKHLLQNGCICVSEGANMPSTPSAVEKFLAAKICYGPGKAANAGGVATSGLEMSQNASMTSWSFEEVDMKLHGIMRGIYRAAKETAKEFGEPHNLVLGANIAGFRKVADAMIEQGI
- the sdhE gene encoding 8-methylmenaquinol:fumarate reductase membrane anchor subunit, whose translation is MQKEFAFFPGCVLSQAAIESKKSIEAIAPVLGIKLREIEGWSCCGASQAQCVDPLATLVANARNLALAEQMNLPVLTTCSTCLLMLTRAKAELDRGAKDQINSFLAKGNMSYQGTSEVTSLLWVLAQNVEELKSKVKKPLSNLKVAVFYGCHSLRPEKDLGFESSTNPTSFETIVKALGAQVVPFEKRLNCCGFHAVYPAESSAMKMTSGIINTAAKSEAHCVVTPCPLCQMQLDIYQEDAQKIAKSKERVPVLHLSQLVGLALGIPAKELGLNHNVIDATKLG